One genomic segment of Tripterygium wilfordii isolate XIE 37 chromosome 9, ASM1340144v1, whole genome shotgun sequence includes these proteins:
- the LOC120005919 gene encoding pentatricopeptide repeat-containing protein At2g16880-like yields the protein MLVRLTRILSSDSVPVQESLIPFITHLSYDPSLLLSVLSSPSLARRPSNLLTFFKWAKATLPPTHVVHSHRPLHCLLPSLLSRRKSPDAKSILCSFISSDSLHSLHYSLLHPNETQNPTPSRDLLDISIGAYVHCGRPHHAAQLFYKMKSLGLKPNLLTWNTLLNALVRHPSSHSIHQAYEIFKDVVELGVKPNTDTFKNLIYGCCLEYKFKDALEWVGKMGEFGCLRDNVTYNSILDALCKKGRLNEATDLLKGMREKGLFPNRNTYNILVCGYYKVGGLEEATKVIELMIQKNLLPDVWTYNMLLGGLCKDGMMEEAFKLRDQMENLKLLPNIFTFNTLINACFEWGNSSEAFKLLEDMEEKGVKHDAVTHNIMVKWFCKEGKMDAASKTVDKMKESGFSPNSVTYNTLINAYCKAGNMGEAFRMMDAMSRNGLKMDSFTVNTVLHTLCMEKKLKEANQLLENACKRGYLVDEVNFRTLITGCFKNEKVDLALKLWDEMKEKEIVPSIITFKCMIGGFCRSGKTDQAMDKLNELVEIGLIPDQTIYNMIIHGYCREGEVDKAFQFHNKMFEKSFKPDIFTCSILLHALCRVGLLEKALKLFNTWISKGKAVDVFIYNTMISGLCKERRFDDAFDLFAKMKENKLVPDHYTYNAILGVLIEAGRTNEAEEFISKMVEEKVVHKGEETVSETQDEADSSSSAYSEKISELCNQGRYKDAVDIIDQLTRKGMVVNKSNYLVLMNELIRRFDE from the exons ATGCTTGTACGCCTTACAAGAATTTTGAGTTCAGACTCAGTTCCAGTCCAAGAATCCCTGATCCCATTCATAACCCATCTAAGCTACGACCCTTCTCTCCTCCTCTCCGTTCTCTCGTCACCGTCACTGGCTCGACGGCCGTCGAACCTCCTCACCTTCTTCAAGTGGGCGAAGGCCACTCTTCCTCCAACCCACGTAGTCCACTCCCATCGTCCTCTCCATTGCCTTCTCCCTTCGCTCCTCTCTCGACGAAAATCCCCCGACGCTAAGTCCATCCTCTGCTCCTTCATTTCATCCGACTCCCTACACTCCCTACATTACTCCCTTCTGCAtc ctaatgaGACCCAGAACCCGACACCTTCCAGAGACCTATTGGATATCTCTATTGGAGCCTATGTCCACTGCGGTAGGCCTCACCATGCTGCGCAGTTGTTTTACAAAATGAAGAGCTTGGGCCTCAAACCCAACTTGCTCACTTGGAATACCCTCCTCAATGCTTTGGTAAGACACCCTTCTTCGCATTCTATACATCAAGCCTATGAAATTTTCAAGGATGTTGTTGAACTTGGAGTGAAACCTAATACGGATACTTTCAAAAATTTGATTTATGGGTGTTGTTTGGAATACAAATTTAAAGATGCTCTAGAGTGGGTGGGTAAGATGGGTGAGTTTGGTTGTTTGCGTGATAATGTAACGTATAATTCGATATTAGATGCTTTGTGTAAGAAAGGCAGGTTGAATGAGGCAACGGATTTGTTGAAGGGTATGAGGGAAAAGGGATTGTTTCCGAATAGAAATACCTATAATATTTTGGTTTGTGGGTATTATAAGGTGGGCGGGTTGGAGGAGGCGACAAAGGTTATTGAGTTGATGATACAGAAAAACTTGTTGCCTGACGTTTGGACATATAACATGTTGCTTGGTGGGTTGTGCAAGGATGGTATGATGGAGGAGGCATTTAAGCTTAGAGATCAGATGGAGAATTTGAAGTTGTTGCCTAATATTTTTACATTTAACACGCTGATTAATGCATGTTTTGAGTGGGGTAATAGCTCTGAGGCCTTTAAGTTGCTCGAGGATATGGAGGAGAAGGGGGTGAAACATGATGCTGTTACCCACAATATAATGGTTAAGTGGTTCTGTAAGGAAGGGAAGATGGATGCCGCGAGTAAAACTGTTGACAAGATGAAAGAAAGTGGGTTTTCACCAAATAGTGTTACTTACAACACTTTGATAAATGCCTATTGCAAGGCAGGAAATATGGGAGAAGCATTTAGAATGATGGACGCAATGAGCAGGAATggtttgaaaatggacagctTTACTGTCAATACTGTTCTTCATACCCTTTGCATGGAGAAGAAGCTTAAGGAGGCCAATCAATTGCTGGAGAATGCCTGTAAGCGAGGGTACTTAGTTGATGAAGTAAACTTTAGAACTTTGATCACAGGATGCTTCAAAAATGAAAAGGTAGATTTAGCTTTGAAACTTTGGGATGAGATGAAAGAGAAGGAGATTGTTCCGAGTATCATAACATTCAAGTGTATGATTGGAGGGTTTTGCCGATCAGGAAAAACTGATCAAGCGATGGACAAGTTGAATGAGCTTGTAGAGATTGGTTTGATCCCTGATCAAACTATCTACAATATGATTATCCATGGATACTGCCGGGAGGGAGAAGTAGATAAAGCTTTTCAGTTTCACAACAAGATGTTTGAAAAATCATTCAAACCAGACATATTTACCTGCAGTATTCTTCTACATGCACTCTGTAGAGTAGGTCTGCTGGAGAAGGCTCTTAAGCTCTTCAACACTTGGATTTCAAAAGGTAAAGCAGTTGATGTTTTCATATACAACACAATGATATCAGGCTTATGCAAAGAAAGAAGATTTGATGATGCGTTTGATCTTTTTgccaaaatgaaagaaaataaacttGTGCCTGATCATTATACATATAATGCCATTCTTGGGGTGCTAATAGAGGCTGGTAGGACTAATGAAGCAGAGGAGTTCATTTCAAAAATGGTTGAAGAGAAAGTAGTGCACAAGGGCGAAGAAACAGTCAGTGAGACACAAGATGAAGCTGATTCTAGTTCCAGTGCTTACTCAGAAAAGATCAGTGAACTGTGTAATCAAGGTAGATATAAGGATGCAGTGGATATCATTGATCAATTGACTCGAAAAGGCATGGTCGTGAACAAATCGAACTATCTGGTTTTGATGAATGAGTTAATTAGGAGGTTTGATGAATGA
- the LOC120005788 gene encoding mitochondrial import inner membrane translocase subunit TIM14-1, with protein MATPFLAGLAVAAAALAGRRGIQAWQAFKAQPPKPKLRKFYDGGFQPTMTRREAALILGVRESATADKVKEAHRKVMVANHPDAGGSHYLASKINEAKDLMLGKTKSSGSAF; from the exons ATG GCTACACCATTTTTAGCTGGGCTTGcagttgctgctgctgctctaGCTGGTAGAAGAGGAATTCAGGCTTGGCAAGCATTCAAGGCACAGCCTCCAAAACCTAAATTACGAAAGTTCTATGATGGTGGTTTCCAGCCTACTATGACAAGAAGGGAAGCAGCTCTTATTCTTGGTGTTAG GGAGAGTGCTACTGCAGACAAAGTCAAGGAAGCACATAGGAAAGTAATGGTAGCTAACCATCCAGATGCAGGTGGTAGCCATTACCTTGCTTCCAAAATTAATGAAGCTAAAGATTTGATGCTTGGAAAGACAAAGAGCAGCGGATCTGCATTCTGA
- the LOC120006457 gene encoding LOB domain-containing protein 1-like isoform X2 yields MLNGLRWACGAKQFHLNTMSTKPEEFRNLDFDQDPFCLHQTKNEEETRRTRHQTLAFSYYLLVKDLPESQRADAVSSMVYEASARIRDPVYGSAGAVFQLQKQLSELQEQLAKAQAELVNMQSQKANLVALFCMEMAQSGEATVLYQQQHQQQQQDYINTDPTCFYEDNNLLDPSWSPLWC; encoded by the exons ATGCTCAATGGTTTGAGGTGGGCATGCGGAGCCAAGCAGTTTCATTTAAATACAATGTCAACTAAACCGGAGGAGTTCAG GAACCTGGATTTTGATCAAGACCCTTTTTGTCTACACCAGAcaaagaatgaagaagaaacaagaagGACTAGACACCAAACACTTGCTTTCTCCTATTATTTACTGGTAAAA GATCTACCAGAATCACAAAGAGCAGATGCAGTAAGCAGTATGGTGTACGAAGCCAGTGCAAGGATCCGAGACCCGGTTTACGGCTCTGCAGGAGCAGTCTTTCAGCTCCAGAAACAACTGAGTGAGCTCCAAGAACAATTGGCCAAGGCACAAGCAGAGCTTGTGAACATGCAATCCCAAAAAGCCAATTTAGTAGCTCTATTTTGCATGGAAATGGCACAATCTGGAGAAGCTACTGTACTGTATCAGCAGCAGcaccagcagcagcaacagGATTACATTAATACTGATCCAACCTGCTTTTATGAGGACAACAATCTATTGGATCCATCTTGGAGTCCTCTTTGGTGTTGA
- the LOC120005786 gene encoding protein IQ-DOMAIN 1-like, whose protein sequence is MGKKGNWFSAVKKALSPDSKNKKEQKSNKSKKWFGSKKSLDPVSLSEETAELDVPLAPPPPAIEDAKLVEGENEQSKHFYSVAFSTAVAAEAAVAAAQAAAEVTSTVSRYSGKSKEEIAAIKIQTAFRGYLARRALRALRGLVRLKSLIQGPYVKRQATTTLRCMQTLARVQSQICVRRIRISDENQALERQLQQKREKELEKLRASVGEEWNDSAKSKEEVEANLQSRQEAAMRRERALAYAHSHQQMGKNSSKSANTTFMDPNNPHWGWSWLERWMAARPWESRSAVDNNDHSSIKSTTSCAMSVGEISKSYSRRDNKPSPTGPKLSRPPSRQSPSTPPSKAPSASSVTKMTKQASLRGNGLEGDDDSRSTFSVQSQRYRRHSIATSSVRDDESLASSPAVPSYMTPTQSATAKSRPSPLGLDKNGTPDKGSVGSAKKRLSFPASPAGPRRHSGPPGMETCSIKDVVVQMEEI, encoded by the exons ATGGGTAAAAAAGGAAACTGGTTCTCTGCAGTGAAGAAAGCCCTCAGTCCtgattcaaagaacaaaaaggaACAG AAGTCCAATAAATCCAAGAAGTGGTTTGGAAGCAAAAAGAGCTTGGATCCAGTTTCGTTGTCTGAGGAAACCGCTGAATTGGATGTTCCTCTTGCTCCACCTCCTCCTGCTATAGAAGATGCGAAACTAGTTGAAGGGGAGAATGAACAAAGCAAGCATTTCTACTCTGTCGCATTTTCCACAGCTGTTGCTGCAGAGGCAGCAGTTGCAGCTGCTCAGGCTGCTGCTGAGGTAACCAGCACTGTTTCCCGTTACTCTGGGAAGTCGAAAGAGGAAATAGCGGCTATCAAGATTCAAACGGCTTTTCGAGGATATTTG GCAAGGAGGGCATTGCGGGCCTTGAGAGGGTTGGTAAGGCTGAAATCATTGATACAAGGACCATATGTCAAACGTCAAGCAACTACCACATTACGGTGCATGCAAACTCTTGCACGTGTGCAGTCTCAAATTTGTGTTAGGAGGATTAGAATTTCAGATGAGAACCAAGCCCTTGAACGACAACTCCAACAGAAACGTGAGAAGGAGCTTGAGAAGTTGAGAGCTTCT GTGGGGGAAGAGTGGAATGACAGTGCAAAATCTAAAGAGGAAGTTGAGGCTAATCTTCAGAGCAGGCAAGAAGCTGCCATGAGAAGAGAAAGGGCATTGGCTTATGCACACTCTCATCAG CAAATGGGAAAGAACTCCTCGAAGTCTGCAAACACAACGTTTATGGATCCAAACAATCCTCACTGGGGTTGGAGTTGGTTGGAACGTTGGATGGCAGCTCGCCCATGGGAGAGCCGAAGTGCAGTAGATAACAATGACCACTCTTCCATCAAGAGCACAACCAGCTGTGCCATGTCTGTCGGGGAAATCAGCAAATCCTATTCTCGCCGTGATAATAAGCCTTCCCCTACTGGTCCTAAACTGAGCCGACCTCCAAGTCGCCAATCCCCTTCTACCCCTCCCTCAAAAGCGCCATCAGCATCGTCCGTCACCAAAATGACAAAGCAAGCAAGCCTAAGAGGAAATGGTTTGGAAGGGGATGATGACTCTAGGAGCACATTCAGTGTCCAGTCTCAGAGATATCGAAGGCATAGTATAGCAACATCTTCAGTGAGAGATGATGAAAGCCTTGCAAGCTCTCCTGCAGTTCCAAGTTACATGACACCCACACAGTCGGCAACGGCTAAGTCACGGCCAAGTCCATTGGGCTTAGATAAGAATGGGACACCTGACAAGGGATCTGTGGGTTCTGCAAAGAAGCGACTTTCATTCCCTGCTTCCCCAGCTGGACCAAGGAGACACTCTGGTCCTCCAGGAATGGAAACCTGTTCAATCAAGGACGTTGTAGTGCAAATGGAAGAGATATAA
- the LOC120005787 gene encoding ATP synthase subunit d, mitochondrial → MSGAVKKVTDVAFKASKTIDWDGMARLLVSDEARKEFATLRRAFDEVNTALQTKFSQEPEPVNWEYYRKGIGSRLVDMYKEAYDSVEIPKYVDTVTPQYKPKFDQLLVELKEAEQNSLKESERLEKEIVEVQDLKKRLSTMTADEYFEKHPELRKKFDDEIRNDYWGY, encoded by the exons ATGAGCGGAGCAGTAAAGAAAGTCACGGATGTGGCATTCAAAGCATCGAAAACGATAGACTGGGATGGGATGGCGAGGCTTTTGGTCTCCGACGAGGCCCGCAAGGAGTTCGCCACTCTCCGCCGCGCATTCGACGAGGTCAATACTGCTCTCCAGACCAAGTTCAGCCAG GAACCTGAACCAGTCAACTGGGAGTACTATAGGAAAGGAATTGGCTCTCGCTTAGTGGATATGTACAAAGAGGCCTATGATA GCGTAGAGATCCCAAAGTATGTAGACACAGTTACTCCGCAATATAAGCCTAAATTTGATCAGCTA TTGGTGGAGTTGAAAGAAGCAGAGCAAAACTCTCTGAAGGAGTCTGAGCGTTTGGAGAAGGAAATCGTTGAAGTTCAAGACCTGAAG AAAAGGCTCAGTACAATGACTGCAGATGAGTACTTTGAGAAGCATCCCGAGCTGAGGAAGAAGTTTGATGATGAGATCCGGAATGACTACTGGGGTTATTGA
- the LOC120006457 gene encoding LOB domain-containing protein 1-like isoform X1, which yields MDYSGKSAISPINVNSTFSKYSPSSSSSSPPSSQTSAPSFPSPSKSSPGVVPAALPSIVLSPCAACKILRRRCVDKCVLAPYFPPTEPYKFTIAHRVFGASNIIKFLHDLPESQRADAVSSMVYEASARIRDPVYGSAGAVFQLQKQLSELQEQLAKAQAELVNMQSQKANLVALFCMEMAQSGEATVLYQQQHQQQQQDYINTDPTCFYEDNNLLDPSWSPLWC from the exons ATGGATTATAGTGGCAAATCTGCAATATCTCCAATTAATGTCAATTCTACGTTCTCAAAATactctccatcttcttcttcttcatctccacCCTCTTCACAAACCTCTGCTCCAAGCTTTCCTTCCCCTTCCAAGTCCTCTCCGGGTGTCGTCCCGGCTGCTCTTCCTTCCATTGTTCTGAGTCCATGTGCTGCCTGCAAGATTCTTCGACGGAGATGTGTTGACAAATGTGTTTTGGCTCCGTATTTCCCTCCCACCGAGCCTTATAAGTTCACCATTGCTCATAGAGTATTTGGTGCTAGCAACATCATCAAGTTCTTACAT GATCTACCAGAATCACAAAGAGCAGATGCAGTAAGCAGTATGGTGTACGAAGCCAGTGCAAGGATCCGAGACCCGGTTTACGGCTCTGCAGGAGCAGTCTTTCAGCTCCAGAAACAACTGAGTGAGCTCCAAGAACAATTGGCCAAGGCACAAGCAGAGCTTGTGAACATGCAATCCCAAAAAGCCAATTTAGTAGCTCTATTTTGCATGGAAATGGCACAATCTGGAGAAGCTACTGTACTGTATCAGCAGCAGcaccagcagcagcaacagGATTACATTAATACTGATCCAACCTGCTTTTATGAGGACAACAATCTATTGGATCCATCTTGGAGTCCTCTTTGGTGTTGA